One genomic window of Osmia bicornis bicornis chromosome 5, iOsmBic2.1, whole genome shotgun sequence includes the following:
- the LOC123987830 gene encoding uncharacterized protein LOC123987830, with the protein MSRNLSETERKKNQFDKEERVHLLAIMKQYAPLLDTSTSTLARKRIWTIIEEEFKKAGFTRKTSAQLKKYWQNYKYHCKKAKVLGKESKRCRNSGDNESVEWNRYQIFVDNQAVTKFPEVSETLRSMSDRLQSSSIEPECQSTEMYQHDGSSTGKLNTSDACIDLSRVKMERNDEETMSNYCDMEETNPLKDLSLEEDSLDEKKEIFMNEDQLVSPSTTTAKHKTRNRIVVSNSRISNNSVTVSVIYPEARNETDFLSISKSAEVSWNECKEKSDDLNLSENPNAIYPAPLVDCPNLFEYDNDPGNLDRTNGNANNEKIHLFGHDGSENFIQAKQMDDDFGCTGGKNDVTVRGKCPKTRQNDASRSRGCVFLTDYSNRLRHRLLLQQLETEEKRLKVKIAEMTFQEVQLRIKALYEDMRRTEELHRLRLLQAAASAAASTATATIGNGMTNNV; encoded by the exons ATGTCGCGTAATTTGTCGGAAACCGAGAGGAAAAAGAACCAATTCGATAAGGAGGAACGTGTTCATTTATTGGCTATAATGAAGCAATATGCTCCGTTGTTGGACACGAGCACCTCCACTCTGGCTCGTAAGCGGATTTGGACGATCATCGAGGAGGAATTTAAGAAAGCGGGCTTCACGCGCAAAACCTCTGCTCAGTTGAAAAAGTACTGGCAGAACTACAAGTACCATTGCAAGAAGGCCAAAGTATTGGGCAAG GAAAGTAAAAGATGTAGAAATTCAGGCGATAACGAGTCCGTTGAATGGAACCGATACCAGATCTTTGTCGACAATCAAGCCGTGACAAAGTTTCCGGAAGTTTCCGAAACTCTTCGCTCGATGTCCGATCGTTTGCAAAGCTCGTCGATAGAACCGGAATGTCAATCTACTGAAATGTATCAACACGATGGGAGCTCAACTGGAAAATTGAATACCTCGGATGCCTGCATTG ACTTGTCACGGGTGAAGATGGAACGAAACGACGAGGAAACTATGAGCAACTATTGCGACATGGAAGAAACGAATCCGTTGAAGGATTTAAGTCTCGAAGAGGACAGCTTGGATGAGAAGAAAGAGATTTTTATGAACGAGGATCAACTAGTGTCGCCATCGACCACCACTGCGAAACATAAAACGAGGAATCGTATCGTGGTATCGAATTCAAGAATTTCCAACAACAGCGTCACGGTATCCGTCATTTATCCGGAGGCTCGCAACGAAACAGACTTCCTATCCATCAGTAAATCAG cGGAGGTATCGTGGAACGAGTGCAAAGAGAAATCAGATGATTTGAATTTGAGTGAAAATCCGAACGCTATATACCCTGCACCACTCGTCGATTGTCCTAATTTATTCGAATACGATAACGATCCAGGAAACTTGGATAGGACAAATGGAAACGCAA ATAACGAGAAGATTCATTTGTTCGGACATGACGGAAGCGAGAATTTCATTCAAGCGAAACAGATGGATGATGATTTTGGTTGTACGGGAGGAAAGAACGATGTCACGGTTCGAGGGAAATGTCCGAAAACTCGGCAGAACGATGCTTCTCGTTCGAGAGGTTGCGTGTTTTTGACCGATTATAGCAATAGACTGAGACACCGGTTACTCTTGCAGCAGCTCGAA ACGGAGGAGAAACGTTTGAAGGTAAAAATCGCCGAGATGACGTTTCAGGAAGTGCAGCTCAGGATAAAGGCTCTGTACGAGGATATGCGACGCACCGAAGAACTGCATCGGTTGCGTTTGTTGCAAGCGGCGGCTTCGGCGGCTGCTTCGACCGCGACGGCTACCATTGGAAATGGAATGACGAACAACGTTTAG